A window of Plasmodium malariae genome assembly, chromosome: 12 genomic DNA:
ttttatattatagttGACTGGTTCAAAACTActtataatattcttaaaaggcgaaaaataaaataaatttgacATTGGATTTACTGGTTTTTTTGCATACTTgggaaattttttatcatttcttaTGTTTAATTCATAGCATTCAAATTTCCTCTCTGGTCTATCATTGTTCGACTCGAATAATTTATCgacacatattttttttttttttttttccttggtatactttttatatttaagaatGTACAAAGGCTGTCTATGTGTTTCCTTTCCGTTTGGTTTGAATAAAGTAGCATCGttaatatacatgtaattctttttttttttatttaaaacatgttttaaatttatgtatactaAAATGATTGCACTAATGAAGGCTTTCCCTCTTAGTAGCCCGCACATTTATCAAAGACCAGGGATGCACATGTATGCCTATTGTGAGTACAAATTTACgtgtgtatataaatatgtgtgtatattcatatgcaaatatatgtacatgtaaggATATACAGTAAAAAGATAGCGAAAACGGGAAAGGttaactatttttataaattgaaACTGTGTCAGCCTAGAAGACTTTGAAGCACAACGAAAAACACAAAAACTAGTTTCTTTAACATTCgccaaaagaaaaaatagtcGTGTGATCTTTGCagcataataatattttcacgACATGTGAGAAATAGTCATTACTTGTTGcttattatttcttatttttaatttatttatcgttcattatttatagttCACAATTTATCGTTATGATTTATTTATCCTCttcccattttttataacttaaaaaaacataaattaaaaaaaattaaatatatacatgtttcaCCTTCCCCAATTTTGTAGATATACAAATAACCGAACGtacataaaaacatatgTGTTAATGAACACttaaaatgtatgtataagtttaacgtaaaattatttaaaaataagaaaagcAAAAAGAAAGTGTATGaaagtgtaaaaaaaaatgaaaaaatataaaaaatgtgaagaaatataaaaattataaaaatatgaaaaagaaaaaaaagaaacggaaaaaaaattcacaATTCACAAagttttcacattttttttctaaaataaaaataataatatttttttaaaccaAAATAAGCATATTGATAAATTGCGCTCACTGTAATAGAAGCAGTATTAGCAGCAGTATTAACAGTCACAAtggataatattattttattttattttattttttttttacaaaaagtATCACATGAATGCTATACTAAATTTatatagtataaatatatatatatttattctttctttttatgtGTAACGAGTCAATATCCACCCCTCCCCCCAATTCCACTGGTAAAGAatgttttccatttttttaccTCATGTAAgcgtatataaatatatatatatataagcatatctATTCGTagatacacacatacatatctagtgacgtatatatgtatgtatatgcacgTTCATTTAAGCAATTTGACCGATTTGCAAATGAAAACGATTCGTTTACTACTCCTCGGAATTCCAGTCCTTGAACATGAGTATGAAGTCATCCATTCCCAGTTTTTGTGGGGGAAGATTCATCTCCGAGTTAATTTTGTTGCCTTCTTGTGCTAAGATTTGATTGGCTGTATACTGTTTACTTTGATGAATTTGTAAAATTCTTTCTTCTACTGTTTTTTCAACAACAAACTTGTAAATGTTTACGTCTTTTAACTGCCCAATTCTGTGTATTCGCTCAAATGCTTGGTCTTCTATGGCTGGATTCCACCATAAGTCCATGAGATATACTTTTGATGAAACGGTTAAATTTAAGCCTACTCCTCCTGCTTTTAGAGAGCATAATAAAACTTTACCAGCAATATTTTCCATAGGTATATAATAAGAAGGTTTTACAAAACCTACTCCTggttgatatatttttcccttttgaACATTAAACCAATGGAGAGTAAACTTACGTTGTTCATAAGTTAAAGATCCatcataaattttgtttGGAATATTATGAAgggttaataatttttcaataattttaagGAGACCTATCCATTGAGAAAAAACGACAATATGTAACTCATTTTTCATATCATTTTGTACATGATCGaatagtttttttaatttagttgaataaacaaaattctcctttttcattttttttagcaGCTCATCAAGGGGCGATTTATTTTCTTGTAATGCCTTTAAAGATTTTAaactaatataattattacattccggacattttttttctgctatttgagttaaatgaaaataatcatctgcacattttttacacattatatgtaaacattTACTTATTAACGGGAAAATAGCATCTTCTAAACATATAACACATTGCATGATgcttccattttttaatatttctaattcTTGTAAATAGTCATCCACCTTCTTTGAGTTAGTTGCACTTAGTATAAAGttgtatattaaattatctCCTATTTGTTTATCAATAAATTCATGTGTTTCACTAGTATTCATTTGTTTACTGAGagatttactatttttttcatctttttcttGTGATACTAAagaattatcattttttttttgtaaagcatcatttatatcttctttattccattcttcaaaaaaaggttttgaaaataataatagcggATGAGAACAACATTGTCTCAGTCTCAGAAGTAGTTGTAACACATGAGAATAATGACTTAATACATTTCCatcatgcatatatgtatcaaattttgttttacttctataaaaaattgcTCGATAAAAATCTTCCTCTTCTAAAGaaaattctaattttaataaatgaatatttttttttggtaaagATATTAGCGCATCCCCATTTTTcgtttttgatttttttgttcttcttAACAAAATAGGAGATGATATTTTCCTAACTACATCAAAGGctaaatgtaatttattcttatttacaTATTCCACAATTTCTTTATTCCACCATTCAATGGTTCCATATGGTTTTATTCCAAGGAATCGAAATAACGggaatatatcaaataatgaATTCTGTATAGGTGTACCTGTTAAGCACCATTTTCTTTCTCCTCGTAGTTTCCATACTGCAACAGATTGAAAAGAATTCTTATTCTTTATAACATGTGCTTCATCTATTATTATCCTTCTCCATGTTATTTCGTATAATGGATACATCTTTACATTATTACCTATTTTGtttgtctttttttcttcactCCCTTTTAACACGTTGCTACCACTAGTTGTGCCAAGTACTTTACTTAAAACagttttcataaaaaaattatttaattttttttccttaactGTATTTTCCCCTTCTTTTGGCGTGCACTCCTCTTCCTCATTCTCCTGCTTATACCCATAGCGATGGTTCCTATAATTACTTTTTCCACCTTTATCACCACTActgttactactattattattattattgttactactgCCATTATTGTTTCCATTTTTCTTGTTGTTACCACTACGGACGCCACTCCCAACACCTTTGTCATTTTCTTCCCAATGCATgcttttcttatttaacGTATTCTTATATTCGGATACTAATGTCGAGTAGGTGGTCAGAACAACAGAATATTTTGCCAATTCTTCACTACTTATATCTTTTGAGCTACCGTAATATATGTAGAAACTTAAGAACCCTTCCTTTGTGTGTCTCTCCATTTCTTGTTTCCACTGATATATCAGTGCCAATGGTGCGACAATTAACGTTCCTCCTTTCTTAAAATTAGATCCCTTTATCGtattttcaattaaatatataaaattattcttgtTTTCTATAtcattgttttttatatgtatcttATTATGATATGTATCATATGTAATCAAACCTATACTTTGAATAGTTTTACCTAATCCCATTTCGTCTGCTAATATACCACCTCGAAAAGGAGGTACATACTGAGGATATGTCAGAGAAAAGCAGCCTGTTAGTTTGTTaacatagaaatattttaatacacacactatgttttccttttcatatatttttatgtttggAATAAATGCATGTTCTTCCCACAGCGGGTTAAGCGGTACTGTGTTTCTAATATCATCGCCGTCGTCATTGTTTCGGATGCCACATCCATCTTCGTTTATACGGTCATCGACACCTTCCCCTTTTATATTCCCATCTGGTTTAGCACTATTTCTACTGTCAACTGGGTCATCCCTATTTCTACTGTCACTGAAGTCGTCCCCTTTTAAGTTGTCACGTCCGTCTTCACAGGATCTAATGTCATCGACATCTTCACCCCTTATAATACCACCTTGGTAGTCATTATTTCCACTGTTATATTCTTGGTCCCCTTTTCTAATATGAACAAGTTTATTCTCTTCTTCATCGTTTTTATCTTTCCTATGAACAGGTTCATAGCAAATATCGTGCTTACATTGGTCTCCTTTGTTGATACTTTGCCCCTGAGAAACTACATAATTTCTGATATTTTCGCCTGACTTTATAGAAAAATTCTCCTTAATTATGGCATGCACCTGCATTTCCTTTTTCACACTATGTTCaggaaatttattatttttgttcatgTCGCTCATTTTGTTCATGTCGCTAATTTTGTTCATGTCGCTAATTTTGTTCATGTCgttcattttgttcatgcccctaatttttctaatatcTCTAATTTTGCTCATGTTACTAATTTCGTCAATTACAATTTCCTTTATGTTATCgctttttacattatttgtCTTCAAATATTCCGGAGGGTTTTCTCTGATATACATCCACCATATCCCCTCCGCTTGATATGTCTTCAACTTAGGCTTAAAGTAATAATCATCTGGGTAAATTTCTTCAAAGTCTTCAAGTAAGTACCCACCTCTATACTTTTCCTCcaaaaaaactaaatttGTAGCGTCCTCGTTCTTTTCCTCCATCTCATTTTCACTTAATGTGTCTAACGTTTCTTCTTCCTCCTTCGTTCTACTTAATGATGATGAATCTGAGCAAAGCCATTTGAAAAGTAATAGGCATTTATCATGAAAAAATGgcacatatgtacgtattcTTGTGCATATGTGTGTTGTTACTACTGCGCATAAGCTCACTGTTACTACTGCATATATGCTTGTTTTCACTATTTCATATACGCACATGGCTAATTCATATAAACAACACGCATAAATGCGTTCATGCACTTACACACATTTCAACACGTTTATAAATTTACCTAGAATTGATTTTTTTGAAGTACTGCTAAAGCCTAAGGCCTTGTGTGGTGTGCTAAACCCACTGAAGTTATCCCCGCTATTTTTACCACTCCTATCTCTTTTGTTATAACTGGAATTATCAATTTGAAGTAGGCTGTTtgaagataataataaactttctttgtttattttaatatttgtacTTTCAAAAGAATCCATATCCACATTTTTGGCTAGTCGCAAGGGAGTAATTTTTAActctttaaataaatgatcAACACTACTTTTAATTAGAGAATTATATTCATGATATTTATGAGTGtctattttaaaagaatcaGGATATAATATCACATGAATGAATGTTTTTAAACTTCCACCAAACTTCAAATCACTTAAAGAAactttttctaattttatttctattctTATAGCATTTAGAACTAAAAGAACACTCAACGTTTTGGATAACtgactttttaattttgaaatatccctattattatgttttattcttATACATGAATACCCTTCattaatatcttttaataCCTCATTTTTACCCTTTTCAAATtccacatattttttatctgctgatataattttactagAGTCATAATGTAACTCcgaataattttcattaccTGCACTTgcaatacttttttttgttaaaactttttttttttttattttatttgtatttgttgGAATATTTCTACCCattattttgatataatCATTTGatataacataattattgtttatttgtaACGTATACATGGGTGAATAAGATCTTTTGGTTGACTTCGGGATTATTTCATAgcttattattatatctttGTCATTTTTAACTTCACATATTTCGCTAGACAGAATTATTGAGTCGGTATCTATGCAACCTAAGTAATACTCAAAAAAGACTCCTTTATCCCTTACGAATTGAGcctttttatttgatttttcaAACTCTTTTATCTTtgctaattttattttattataattgtagTCGTTTATATCTTCAATGATTTCAACtgagaaaacaaaaatttagaTAAATTAAGCAGGATGGAatacgcatatacatatacacacagcTAACCAAGGGTCACATCACGTGGAGATTGGCAAGGATTCAACGAAAACTGAACTTATTCTTACACTCcatctttctttttatttacaatttttttttttttattttgttattctattttgctatttatttttctacttattttgctatttattttgctatttattttgctatttattttgctatttattttgctatttattttgcaatttattttgctatttattttgctatttattttgcaatttattttatttatttatttacttatttattttatcattattattttttttttttcttgctaTTTGTTTGGCTTACTGTCGCTA
This region includes:
- the RAD5 gene encoding DNA repair protein RAD5, putative — its product is MTTSNYLKNETKLYKDSVNTPNYYYDSDVIEIISLNDNEPKLGTATDSSGFEKSPETKISCNKLREASSDIEIIEDINDYNYNKIKLAKIKEFEKSNKKAQFVRDKGVFFEYYLGCIDTDSIILSSEICEVKNDKDIIISYEIIPKSTKRSYSPMYTLQINNNYVISNDYIKIMGRNIPTNTNKIKKKKVLTKKSIASAGNENYSELHYDSSKIISADKKYVEFEKGKNEVLKDINEGYSCIRIKHNNRDISKLKSQLSKTLSVLLVLNAIRIEIKLEKVSLSDLKFGGSLKTFIHVILYPDSFKIDTHKYHEYNSLIKSSVDHLFKELKITPLRLAKNVDMDSFESTNIKINKESLLLSSNSLLQIDNSSYNKRDRSGKNSGDNFSGFSTPHKALGFSSTSKKSILDSSSLSRTKEEEETLDTLSENEMEEKNEDATNLVFLEEKYRGGYLLEDFEEIYPDDYYFKPKLKTYQAEGIWWMYIRENPPEYLKTNNVKSDNIKEIVIDEISNMSKIRDIRKIRGMNKMNDMNKISDMNKISDMNKMSDMNKNNKFPEHSVKKEMQVHAIIKENFSIKSGENIRNYVVSQGQSINKGDQCKHDICYEPVHRKDKNDEEENKLVHIRKGDQEYNSGNNDYQGGIIRGEDVDDIRSCEDGRDNLKGDDFSDSRNRDDPVDSRNSAKPDGNIKGEGVDDRINEDGCGIRNNDDGDDIRNTVPLNPLWEEHAFIPNIKIYEKENIVCVLKYFYVNKLTGCFSLTYPQYVPPFRGGILADEMGLGKTIQSIGLITYDTYHNKIHIKNNDIENKNNFIYLIENTIKGSNFKKGGTLIVAPLALIYQWKQEMERHTKEGFLSFYIYYGSSKDISSEELAKYSVVLTTYSTLVSEYKNTLNKKSMHWEENDKGVGSGVRSGNNKKNGNNNGSSNNNNNNSSNSSGDKGGKSNYRNHRYGYKQENEEEECTPKEGENTVKEKKLNNFFMKTVLSKVLGTTSGSNVLKGSEEKKTNKIGNNVKMYPLYEITWRRIIIDEAHVIKNKNSFQSVAVWKLRGERKWCLTGTPIQNSLFDIFPLFRFLGIKPYGTIEWWNKEIVEYVNKNKLHLAFDVVRKISSPILLRRTKKSKTKNGDALISLPKKNIHLLKLEFSLEEEDFYRAIFYRSKTKFDTYMHDGNVLSHYSHVLQLLLRLRQCCSHPLLLFSKPFFEEWNKEDINDALQKKNDNSLVSQEKDEKNSKSLSKQMNTSETHEFIDKQIGDNLIYNFILSATNSKKVDDYLQELEILKNGSIMQCVICLEDAIFPLISKCLHIMCKKCADDYFHLTQIAEKKCPECNNYISLKSLKALQENKSPLDELLKKMKKENFVYSTKLKKLFDHVQNDMKNELHIVVFSQWIGLLKIIEKLLTLHNIPNKIYDGSLTYEQRKFTLHWFNVQKGKIYQPGVGFVKPSYYIPMENIAGKVLLCSLKAGGVGLNLTVSSKVYLMDLWWNPAIEDQAFERIHRIGQLKDVNIYKFVVEKTVEERILQIHQSKQYTANQILAQEGNKINSEMNLPPQKLGMDDFILMFKDWNSEE